One region of Carya illinoinensis cultivar Pawnee chromosome 8, C.illinoinensisPawnee_v1, whole genome shotgun sequence genomic DNA includes:
- the LOC122274491 gene encoding uncharacterized protein LOC122274491, giving the protein MFKTWRRMGHERLFRDYFAENPVYPSNLFRRRFRMSRPLFLRILNEVESYDPYFIQRRDNAGRLGLSCMQKITTALRMLAYGVTRDFMDEYIRIGESTAMESLKKFSETVVTVFSKEYLRSPTANDIARLLAIGEQRGFPAQGRAPPVNYTINDNDYTIGYYLADGIYPKWRTFVKTIPSPRGNKKKNFVKAQEFARKDVERAFGVLQQRFAIIRGPSRMFKVKELTNIMKTCVILHNMIIEDERDDSECLNIEYDQLDDNLPELSRNHTTELTDFIQRHHDIRDSSTHHQFQEDLIEHQWLLHSQH; this is encoded by the exons atgttCAAAACATGGAGGCGGATG GGACACGAGCGTCTATTTCGTGATTACTTTGCTGAAAATCcagtatatccctcgaatctatttcgaagGAGATTTCGGATGAGTCGTCCCCTATTTCTTCGTATTCTAAATGAAGTAGAGTCTTACGACCCGTACTTCatccagagaagagataatgccggCCGACTCGGTTTATCTTGTATGCAAAAAATCACTACAGCACTTAGAATGCTGGCGTATGGGGTTACtagagattttatggatgaatacatacgtattggtgaaagcaccgCAATGGAGAGCCTAAAAAAATTTTCTGAGACAGTAGTAACTGTTTTCTCAAAAGAATATCTAAGGTCTCCAACTGCTAATGATATAGCCCGATTGCTTGCAATTGGAGAACAACGAGGATTCCC TGCCCAAGGACGTGCTCCTCCAGTCAATTACACTATCAATGACAACGACTATACTATAGGCTATTACCTTGCGGAtggtatttatcccaagtggcgaacttttgtgaaaacgattccatcaccacgtggaaataagaagaaaaattttgtgaaagcacaagaatTCGCAAGGAAAGATGTCGAGCGTGCATTCGGGgtacttcaacaacgatttgctatcattcgtGGACCTTCCCGAATGTTTAAAGTGAAGGAACTAACGAATATAATGAAAACatgtgttattctacataatatgatAATTGAAGACGAGCGTGATGATAGTGAGTGTTTGAACATTGaatatgatcaacttgatgataatCTCCCCGAATTGTCGCGCAATCATACAACTGAGCTTACAGACTTCATCCAGCGTCATCATGATATTAGAGACAGCTCAACACATCATCAGTTtcaagaagatctaattgaacatcaatggcTTTTACATTCACAACATTAG
- the LOC122318643 gene encoding U-box domain-containing protein 9-like, whose protein sequence is MAKTGVSETDGVVSAKATVLKNELRTLVKMILDEDDYKVETTDEAIRTLRSLRVLKFNKSLCMKLEDLWAVPEEFRCPISRKIMRDPVVLTTGETYDRIFIQRRLNEGHGICPKTQEVLPHIVLTSNKLVREMISHWCRENGVELQNAAQDIDDELETAADRGYLSLLLKKLSQPLNEQKEAAKELRRLTKKMPSFRALFGEFTDAIPQLLNPLSAGRVDTHPDLQEDLITTVLNVSIQDNNYKRLVAENPVVIPLLIESLIHGNIQTKSNAAAALFTLSALDSNKLIIGESRALGPLIDLLDEGHPLVMKDVASAIFNLCIVRENKRRAVQGGAVKVILKKIMDGILVDELLTILAMLSGHQKAVEEMSELGAVPCLLSFIRGDICERSKENSAAILYAICMIDRTKLVEIREEENVNGTLSRLAQSGTSWAKRKANGILERLNRTAPITHTA, encoded by the exons ATGGCTAAAACTGGGGTCTCGGAGACTGATGGTGTTGTATCAGCCAAGGCCACGGTGCTGAAGAATGAGTTGCGGACACTGGTGAAGATGATTTTGGATGAAGATGACTATAAGGTAGAGACGACCGACGAGGCCATCAGGACCTTGCGTTCTTTAAGGGTCTTGAAATTCAACAAGTCCCTTTGTATGAAATTGGAAGATCTTTGGGCTGTTCCTGAAGAATTCAGATGCCCCATTTCGAGAAAGATCATGAGAGACCCCGTTGTCTTGACCACTGGAGAG ACTTACGATCGTATATTCATCCAGAGGAGGTTGAATGAAGGCCACGGGATATGCCCTAAAACCCAAGAAGTTCTACCTCATATAGTTCTTACTTCTAATAAATTGGTCAGAGAAATGATTTCCCACTGGTGCAGGGAGAATGGAGTTGAGCTTCAAAATGCTGCACAGGATATTGATGATGAGCTAGAAACTGCTGCAGACCGAGGGTATCTAAGTTTGCTGCTCAAAAAGTTGTCCCAACCCCTTAATGAGCAGAAAGAAGCTGCGAAAGAGCTTCGGCGTCTAACGAAGAAAATGCCATCATTCCGGGCCCTTTTTGGTGAATTCACTGATGCCATTCCTCAGTTGCTCAATCCACTATCAGCAGGCAGGGTTGATACTCATCCTGATCTCCAAGAGGATTTGATCACAACGGTTCTAAATGTCTCAATTCAAGATAATAATTATAAGAGACTAGTGGCAGAGAATCCAGTGGTCATACCCCTGCTAATTGAATCCTTAATACATGGAAACATTCAAACAAAAAGCAATGCTGCTGCAGCTCTCTTCACATTATCAGCCCTTGACTCAAACAAGCTCATTATTGGAGAATCTCGTGCTCTCGGACCTCTAATTGATCTTTTAGACGAGGGGCATCCATTAGTCATGAAGGATGTTGCTTCGGCAATATTCAACCTATGTATCGTCCGCGAGAATAAACGGAGGGCTGTCCAAGGAGGTGCAGTCAAAGTGATTTTGAAAAAGATCATGGACGGCATATTAGTTGATGAGTTGTTGACCATACTTGCAATGCTTTCAGGCCATCAGAAGGCAGTTGAGGAAATGTCTGAGCTTGGTGCCGTGCCTTGTTTGCTCAGTTTCATTAGGGGGGACATTTGCGAACGCAGCAAGGAGAATAGTGCTGCCATTCTCTATGCAATCTGTATGATTGATAGGACTAAATTGGTGGAAattagagaagaagaaaatgtcaATGGTACACTCAGTAGGCTTGCACAAAGCGGGACGTCCTGGGCCAAGAGGAAGGCAAATGGCATACTTGAGAGGCTGAATAGAACTGCCCCAATAACGCACACTGCTTGA